From a single Microbacterium terrisoli genomic region:
- a CDS encoding ABC transporter permease, translated as MRPLGHTPVTSTLNKSALNKSTSHNRPLRKSDFDVPGTGRGLLDVFKYRYLLRLLIGKGSSLRYRNSVLGWVWSYVRPTVQFLVYFLVVGTIIGVSRKVELFPVYMFSGLVVVNLFNEAMGSTTRSIVDNKALVRKIYLPRELFPIAAALGSFIHFLPQLAVLILVCLLFGWLPTFASVGMMLAGLLLVITFVLGVGLLFSAINVRFRDAQNFIEIIRTIATWSSPIMYTWVMVHDRLHNFPVIFNIYMSNPITVAVELFHHAFWAPLVPADKQLGWPPDFGLNVAVAVGLIILVTVFGQFVFRRFERTFAQDL; from the coding sequence ATGCGGCCGCTAGGACACACACCCGTGACATCTACCCTCAACAAGAGCGCCTTGAACAAGAGCACTTCACACAACCGCCCTTTGCGCAAGAGCGACTTCGACGTCCCCGGCACCGGCCGCGGACTGCTCGACGTGTTCAAATACCGATATCTGCTCCGACTGTTGATCGGCAAGGGCAGTTCGTTGCGCTATCGCAACTCGGTGCTGGGCTGGGTCTGGTCATACGTGCGGCCCACGGTGCAGTTCCTGGTGTATTTTCTCGTCGTCGGAACGATCATCGGCGTGAGCCGCAAGGTCGAACTGTTCCCGGTGTACATGTTCTCCGGCTTGGTCGTGGTGAACCTCTTCAACGAAGCGATGGGATCGACGACCCGTTCGATCGTCGACAACAAGGCGCTGGTGCGCAAGATCTACCTGCCTCGTGAACTGTTCCCGATCGCTGCCGCGCTGGGATCGTTCATCCACTTCCTGCCGCAGCTTGCCGTGCTCATCCTGGTCTGTCTGCTGTTCGGCTGGCTGCCGACGTTCGCTTCGGTCGGCATGATGCTCGCGGGCTTGCTGCTGGTGATCACATTCGTGCTCGGCGTGGGGTTGCTCTTCTCCGCGATCAATGTCAGGTTCCGCGACGCGCAGAACTTCATCGAGATCATCCGTACCATCGCGACATGGTCGTCACCGATCATGTACACGTGGGTCATGGTGCACGACAGGCTGCACAATTTTCCCGTGATCTTCAACATCTATATGAGCAACCCGATCACTGTCGCGGTGGAGTTGTTCCACCACGCGTTCTGGGCGCCGCTGGTCCCTGCCGACAAGCAGTTGGGTTGGCCGCCCGACTTCGGCTTGAACGTCGCGGTGGCCGTGGGGTTGATCATTCTGGTGACGGTGTTCGGCCAGTTCGTCTTCCGTCGTTTCGAGCGAACGTTTGCGCAGGATCTGTGA
- a CDS encoding ABC transporter ATP-binding protein — protein MTSETVGQPSIVLDHVSKWFNKRSTRSFKDALINWLTRKPVRSQQFQALKDVSFVINEGESVAVMGLNGSGKSTTLKLVSGVLRPDEGEVLTRGRIAGLIEVGAGFHPDLTGRENVFLNAAILGMTEKETKERFDEILEFSGIGDFIDQEVKHYSSGMFMRLAFSVAIHVALDVLLVDEVLSVGDAPFREKCSIKLKEMAEAGITMMIVSHSASQVRELCRRGIVIRKGEVVFDGDIEDALAVLEGKEPQKQRPSRTWRSSLRITRKPVRPTR, from the coding sequence ATGACTTCTGAAACCGTCGGCCAGCCCAGCATCGTCCTCGATCACGTCTCGAAGTGGTTCAACAAGCGCTCGACACGATCATTCAAAGATGCGCTGATCAACTGGCTCACCCGCAAGCCCGTGCGCAGCCAGCAGTTCCAGGCGCTGAAAGACGTTTCATTCGTGATCAACGAGGGCGAGTCGGTCGCCGTCATGGGGCTGAACGGCTCGGGCAAGTCGACCACGCTCAAGCTCGTGTCGGGCGTGCTGCGGCCTGACGAGGGCGAGGTGCTCACCCGCGGCCGGATCGCGGGGCTGATCGAAGTCGGCGCGGGATTCCACCCCGACCTCACCGGCCGAGAGAACGTCTTCTTGAACGCCGCGATTCTCGGCATGACCGAGAAGGAGACGAAAGAGCGCTTCGACGAGATCCTCGAGTTCAGCGGCATCGGCGACTTCATCGACCAAGAGGTCAAGCACTATTCGTCGGGCATGTTCATGCGACTGGCGTTTAGCGTCGCCATCCACGTCGCCCTGGATGTGCTGCTGGTGGATGAAGTGCTCTCGGTGGGTGACGCGCCGTTCCGTGAGAAGTGCAGTATCAAGCTCAAAGAGATGGCCGAAGCGGGCATCACTATGATGATCGTCAGCCACAGCGCGAGCCAGGTGCGAGAGCTGTGCCGTCGTGGGATCGTCATCCGCAAGGGCGAGGTCGTCTTCGATGGCGACATCGAAGATGCACTGGCTGTGCTCGAGGGCAAGGAACCGCAGAAGCAACGGCCGAGTCGCACGTGGCGCTCGTCGCTGCGCATCACGCGCAAGCCCGTGCGGCCCACGCGCTGA
- a CDS encoding bifunctional dTDP-4-dehydrorhamnose 3,5-epimerase family protein/NAD(P)-dependent oxidoreductase, with protein sequence MTEYGKQLAAASTPIPGLVVWELPVHGDSRGWFKENWQREKMTAAGLPDFGPVQNNISFNDAVGTTRGIHAEPWDKFVSVAAGRIFGAWVDLREGPTFGAVFTCELDPSRAIFVPRGVGNAYQTLEPDTAYAYLVNDHWSPDASYTFLNLADETAAIAWPIPLDRAELSAKDAAHPRLADVTPVPPRKTLVLGANGQLGRALRAELGDAPHLEYATRADLDLASPALAGARRWRDYDTIINAAAHTAVDGAETPEGRREAWAANVTGVGVLAQIAAANAITLVHVSSDYVFDGTIDRPYREDDAVCPVGVYGQTKAAGDALVSAVPRHFIIRTSWVIGDGKNFVRTMAYLAERGIDPRVVDDQTGRLTFTSDLARGIHHLLTSDAPFGTYNLTGSGAAASWADIARRVFELTGHDPSRVTGVSTDEYFASATAAVAPRPRNSVLDLAKIGGAGFAATDQDDALSAYTRALAAE encoded by the coding sequence ATGACCGAATACGGCAAACAGCTGGCTGCGGCATCCACGCCGATCCCCGGCCTCGTCGTATGGGAGTTGCCGGTGCACGGCGACAGCCGCGGGTGGTTCAAGGAGAACTGGCAGCGCGAGAAGATGACGGCGGCGGGCCTTCCCGACTTCGGCCCCGTGCAGAACAACATCTCGTTCAACGACGCGGTCGGCACGACCCGCGGCATCCATGCAGAGCCGTGGGACAAATTCGTCTCGGTCGCCGCAGGGCGCATCTTCGGCGCCTGGGTCGACCTGCGCGAGGGGCCGACGTTCGGCGCGGTGTTCACGTGCGAGCTCGATCCGTCGCGGGCGATCTTCGTGCCGCGCGGTGTTGGCAACGCCTATCAGACGCTCGAGCCCGACACCGCGTACGCCTACCTCGTCAACGATCACTGGTCGCCCGACGCGTCGTACACCTTCTTGAACCTCGCCGACGAGACCGCTGCGATCGCGTGGCCGATCCCGCTGGATCGGGCCGAGCTGTCGGCGAAGGATGCCGCGCACCCGCGCCTTGCAGACGTCACTCCGGTCCCCCCGCGCAAGACACTCGTCCTGGGTGCGAACGGGCAGCTGGGCCGGGCCCTGCGCGCCGAACTCGGCGACGCGCCCCACCTCGAGTACGCGACACGGGCCGACCTCGACCTCGCCTCCCCCGCACTTGCGGGCGCGCGCCGCTGGCGCGACTATGACACGATCATCAACGCCGCAGCCCACACGGCCGTCGACGGCGCCGAGACGCCCGAGGGGCGTCGCGAGGCGTGGGCGGCGAACGTCACGGGCGTCGGGGTACTCGCGCAGATCGCGGCGGCCAACGCCATCACGCTCGTGCATGTCTCGAGTGACTACGTCTTCGACGGCACGATCGATCGGCCCTATCGGGAAGACGACGCGGTCTGTCCCGTGGGTGTCTATGGGCAGACGAAAGCGGCCGGCGACGCGCTCGTGTCGGCCGTGCCGCGCCACTTCATCATCCGCACGTCGTGGGTGATCGGCGACGGCAAGAACTTCGTGCGCACGATGGCATACCTCGCCGAGCGCGGCATCGACCCTCGCGTCGTCGACGACCAGACGGGACGCCTCACTTTCACGAGCGACCTGGCCCGCGGCATCCATCATCTGCTGACCTCTGATGCGCCCTTCGGAACATACAACCTGACCGGCAGCGGGGCCGCCGCCAGTTGGGCCGACATCGCGCGGCGGGTCTTCGAGTTGACGGGCCACGACCCGTCGCGGGTCACAGGGGTGAGCACCGACGAGTACTTCGCCTCGGCGACAGCGGCGGTCGCTCCTCGGCCCCGCAACAGCGTGCTGGATCTCGCGAAGATCGGCGGTGCGGGATTCGCTGCGACCGACCAGGACGACGCTCTGAGCGCGTACACGCGCGCGCTCGCCGCCGAATGA
- the rfbB gene encoding dTDP-glucose 4,6-dehydratase, whose product MSRLLVTGGAGFIGSNFVHHIVAHTDHHVTVLDKLTYAGNRASLADLPEDRVTFVQGDIADAPLVDELFAQTDAVVHYAAESHNDNSLDNPRPFLDTNIVGTYTLLEAARRHGTRLHHISTDEVYGDLELDDPTRFTEHTPYNPSSPYSSTKAGSDLLVRAWVRSFGVQATISNCSNNYGPYQHVEKFIPRQITNVLRGIRPKLYGAGLNVRDWIHADDHSSAVLTILEKGRIGETYLIGADGEKDNKTVIELILTMMGQDAAAYDHVTDRAGHDLRYAIDSTKLRDELGWLPRYQDFEAGLAATIDWYRTHENWWAPTKDTTEAFYASKGQ is encoded by the coding sequence ATGAGCCGTCTGCTGGTCACCGGCGGTGCCGGATTCATCGGATCGAACTTCGTGCACCACATCGTGGCGCACACCGATCACCACGTGACCGTGCTCGACAAGCTCACCTACGCCGGCAATCGGGCCTCGCTTGCCGACCTACCCGAGGACCGGGTCACGTTCGTGCAAGGCGACATCGCCGACGCACCCCTGGTCGACGAGCTGTTCGCCCAGACCGATGCCGTCGTGCACTACGCCGCCGAATCGCACAACGACAACTCGCTGGACAACCCGAGGCCGTTCCTGGACACCAACATCGTCGGCACCTACACGCTGCTCGAGGCCGCGCGCCGGCACGGCACCCGGCTGCACCACATCTCCACCGACGAGGTGTACGGCGATCTCGAGCTCGACGACCCGACGCGGTTCACCGAGCACACGCCCTACAACCCTTCGTCGCCGTATTCGTCGACGAAGGCCGGCTCCGACCTGCTCGTGCGCGCGTGGGTGCGATCGTTCGGCGTGCAGGCGACGATCTCGAACTGCTCGAACAACTACGGGCCGTACCAGCACGTCGAGAAGTTCATCCCCCGGCAGATCACGAACGTCCTGCGCGGCATCCGCCCCAAGCTCTACGGCGCGGGTCTGAACGTACGCGACTGGATACACGCCGACGACCACTCGTCCGCGGTGCTGACCATCCTCGAGAAAGGGCGCATCGGCGAGACATACCTCATCGGCGCCGACGGCGAGAAGGACAACAAGACCGTCATCGAGCTGATCCTGACAATGATGGGGCAGGATGCCGCAGCCTACGACCACGTGACCGACCGCGCAGGACACGACCTGCGCTACGCGATCGATTCGACCAAGCTGCGTGACGAACTGGGCTGGCTGCCGCGCTACCAGGACTTCGAGGCAGGCCTTGCCGCCACCATCGACTGGTACCGCACGCACGAAAACTGGTGGGCGCCGACCAAGGACACCACCGAAGCGTTCTACGCCAGCAAAGGACAGTGA
- the rfbA gene encoding glucose-1-phosphate thymidylyltransferase RfbA: MKGIILAGGSGTRLHPITLGVSKQLIPVFDKPMVYYPLSTLMLAGIRDILVITTPHDAPFFERLLGDGSRFGVSLTFAQQPSPDGLAQAFTIGADFIGDDKVALVLGDNLLYGPGLGRQLARHRDVEGGAVFAYWVAHPEAYGVVAFDENGVAVSLEEKPRHPASNYAVPGLYFYDNDVIEIARQLSPSARGEYEITDVNRVYLDRGALQVEVLPRGTAWLDTGTFDQMTDAADYVRTMERRTGMKIGCPEEIAWNQGFLTDDQLRERAEPLVKSGYGRYLLELLQRGQA; the protein is encoded by the coding sequence ATGAAGGGCATTATCCTTGCCGGCGGTTCCGGCACGCGGCTGCATCCGATCACGCTGGGCGTGTCCAAGCAGCTGATCCCGGTCTTCGACAAGCCGATGGTCTACTACCCGCTGTCCACGCTCATGCTGGCCGGTATCCGTGACATCCTCGTCATCACGACTCCGCACGACGCGCCGTTCTTCGAACGGCTGCTGGGCGACGGGTCACGGTTCGGGGTATCGCTGACGTTCGCGCAGCAGCCGTCGCCTGACGGGCTGGCTCAGGCGTTCACGATCGGGGCGGACTTCATCGGCGACGACAAGGTCGCCCTCGTGCTGGGCGACAACCTGCTCTACGGGCCCGGGCTGGGTCGCCAGCTCGCGCGGCACCGCGATGTTGAGGGCGGTGCAGTGTTCGCGTACTGGGTCGCCCACCCCGAGGCGTACGGCGTGGTCGCGTTCGACGAGAACGGCGTCGCCGTCTCGCTCGAAGAGAAGCCGCGGCATCCCGCCAGCAACTACGCCGTGCCCGGACTCTACTTCTACGACAACGACGTGATCGAGATCGCCCGGCAACTTTCGCCCAGCGCCCGCGGCGAATACGAGATCACCGACGTCAACCGCGTCTACCTCGACCGCGGCGCGCTGCAGGTCGAAGTGCTGCCCCGCGGCACCGCGTGGCTTGACACCGGAACATTCGACCAGATGACCGACGCGGCCGACTACGTGCGCACGATGGAGCGCCGCACCGGCATGAAGATCGGCTGCCCCGAAGAGATCGCCTGGAACCAGGGTTTCCTCACCGACGACCAGCTGCGCGAGCGCGCCGAGCCGCTCGTGAAATCCGGATACGGCAGATATCTGCTCGAACTGCTGCAGAGAGGACAAGCATGA
- a CDS encoding IspD/TarI family cytidylyltransferase has product MRNGHRISAIVTCAGRGTRFGSNKLLVTLGGITVLEKTVRAMCAPDVDEVIVTVSADHEDEYRRILVDGAHLPVTLVVGGEERHISAHRGLSATSGDIVVVHDGVRPFVTPDLIDAVIDAAIEHGAAMLGTPSTVQVKLVNDKGFIEGSLDRAHSWLGQTPQAFRREYLEQAYDAALRDGYARISDDADLVHEYCGLPARILPGHVNNIKITTPQDLGTARLIEEGRADQDA; this is encoded by the coding sequence ATGCGCAACGGACACCGGATCTCGGCGATCGTCACCTGCGCCGGCCGCGGCACGCGATTCGGCTCGAACAAGCTCTTGGTGACCCTGGGAGGCATCACCGTCCTGGAGAAGACCGTCCGCGCCATGTGCGCGCCCGATGTCGACGAGGTGATCGTCACGGTCAGCGCCGATCACGAGGACGAGTACCGCCGCATCCTCGTCGATGGAGCGCACCTGCCGGTGACATTGGTCGTCGGCGGCGAGGAGCGCCATATCTCGGCGCACCGCGGCTTGTCTGCCACATCCGGTGACATCGTCGTCGTACATGATGGTGTGCGCCCCTTCGTCACACCCGACCTGATCGACGCGGTGATCGACGCCGCGATCGAGCACGGCGCCGCGATGCTCGGCACGCCCAGCACTGTGCAGGTCAAGCTCGTCAATGACAAGGGGTTCATCGAGGGTTCACTCGACCGCGCGCACTCTTGGCTCGGCCAGACGCCGCAGGCCTTTCGCCGCGAATACCTCGAGCAGGCCTATGACGCCGCTCTGCGCGACGGGTACGCCCGCATCAGCGACGACGCTGACCTCGTGCACGAATATTGCGGGCTGCCCGCCCGCATCTTGCCCGGGCACGTGAACAACATCAAGATCACGACGCCGCAGGATCTGGGCACGGCACGCCTGATCGAAGAGGGGCGCGCCGATCAGGACGCCTGA
- a CDS encoding NAD-dependent epimerase/dehydratase family protein: protein MRTALIGYTGFVGSNLLDSHPFDDVYNSSNIGDLAGKRYDLVVSAANRADSHRINNDGAADLAEIDGLIDTILQAEIGKLVLISTVCVYPWGGAPDEDTVPDAASLTPYGANRLHQEQRLGARLDTLPVRLPQLYGARLRKGVVYDLANDYRVEYIDPEMPFQHYDVRKLWPDIQKAVDADIPALNVATPPITNARLAQDVFGRDISGQATPPASPFSRMYTRNMTTKHAALFGGQGSYLTSLEDELAGLRAFAASAGNH from the coding sequence GTGCGCACAGCATTGATCGGGTACACCGGCTTCGTCGGTTCGAATCTGCTCGACTCGCATCCCTTCGACGACGTCTACAACTCCTCGAACATCGGCGATCTCGCCGGCAAGCGGTACGACCTGGTGGTGTCGGCCGCGAACCGTGCCGATTCGCATCGCATCAACAACGACGGTGCGGCGGACCTCGCCGAGATCGACGGGCTCATCGACACGATCTTGCAGGCCGAGATCGGCAAGCTCGTGCTCATCTCTACCGTCTGCGTCTACCCCTGGGGCGGAGCGCCCGACGAAGACACGGTGCCGGATGCCGCGTCCCTCACGCCGTACGGAGCCAACCGCCTGCACCAGGAGCAGCGACTGGGCGCACGCCTCGACACCCTGCCGGTGCGCCTTCCCCAGCTGTACGGAGCACGGCTGCGCAAAGGTGTGGTCTACGACCTCGCCAACGACTACCGCGTCGAGTACATCGACCCCGAGATGCCGTTCCAGCACTATGACGTGCGAAAGCTGTGGCCCGACATCCAGAAGGCGGTGGATGCCGACATCCCGGCATTGAACGTCGCCACGCCGCCGATCACCAACGCACGACTGGCGCAGGATGTCTTCGGCCGCGACATCTCCGGCCAGGCGACGCCGCCGGCCTCGCCGTTCTCGCGGATGTACACGCGCAACATGACCACGAAGCACGCCGCACTGTTCGGCGGGCAGGGATCGTATCTGACCTCGCTCGAGGACGAACTCGCGGGGCTTCGCGCCTTCGCGGCTTCGGCCGGCAATCACTGA
- a CDS encoding DUF6541 family protein codes for MEWLSQWWTLLCALLVLFAPGAVASWAIGLRRLALWAFAPVASIAMIVLVSTAFGFAHIRWTLLSALAGLLVVAALLVGARFLLRMPGVRPAVRGARWPLVLGLVAGAVLTAARFGLYIVSPEYISQSNDAPFHLGAIRAIIEHGTASSFGLGGLLDPEAPGAFYPGAWHATGSLIALMSGAGIPATTNILTIVVAAAIWPLGAAWLAQSASGRRAVGAVAAAMSPALLAFPLLMIQYGILYPYMLAVALLPAAIAVVVDLSARIDGAPRVGRVVQVILAVGTTVLALAIAHPSSVLMWALAVWLLAASRALALVRRPEVRVAPRVAALAIAVAGLLALAALWWATSHFLTADYWGPTRSTRRALIDIASSGYAGTQSAWWMSAFGLIGGIVALRRLRTAWLSVAWIGAAFLYFVAAAVHTVAIRTLIVGPWYSDTYRLAAMIPMFTIVLAAWGVIAITDAVMRFTGLAGAGRIEAVGTWIATVVIVAVGTAVFVATPVVQRYHVANGKQETRSPFIPAADSWLSLDERALIARLPETVVPGARVIGNPGTGASFAYALTGVDVYPAKWQVPRSPDYNLLAQNLRDAASDPAVCDAVDRLHVQYVLDFGPGDPGTGHVKMPGMTRFTGQPGFVSVDRAGAASLWRITACG; via the coding sequence GTGGAGTGGCTATCGCAGTGGTGGACGCTGCTGTGTGCGCTGCTCGTGCTGTTCGCCCCGGGCGCCGTCGCGTCGTGGGCGATCGGTCTGCGGCGGCTGGCGCTGTGGGCCTTCGCTCCGGTCGCCTCGATCGCAATGATCGTGCTCGTGTCGACGGCGTTCGGCTTCGCGCACATCCGGTGGACGCTGCTCTCGGCCCTCGCCGGGCTGCTTGTCGTCGCGGCGCTGCTGGTGGGGGCACGGTTCCTGCTGAGGATGCCGGGGGTGCGGCCAGCGGTGCGCGGCGCCCGCTGGCCCCTTGTGCTGGGGCTCGTCGCAGGAGCAGTGCTGACGGCGGCCCGCTTCGGCCTATACATCGTCTCGCCTGAGTACATCTCGCAATCCAACGATGCGCCGTTCCATCTGGGGGCGATCCGGGCGATCATCGAGCACGGCACCGCTTCGAGCTTCGGGCTCGGCGGGCTGCTCGACCCCGAAGCGCCCGGCGCGTTCTACCCGGGCGCGTGGCACGCGACCGGATCTCTCATCGCGCTGATGTCCGGCGCTGGGATACCTGCGACCACCAACATCCTCACGATCGTCGTAGCGGCAGCCATCTGGCCACTAGGGGCCGCCTGGCTCGCACAGTCAGCCAGCGGTAGACGTGCGGTCGGGGCGGTCGCGGCCGCGATGAGCCCCGCGCTGCTGGCGTTCCCGCTGCTGATGATCCAGTACGGCATCCTGTACCCGTACATGCTGGCGGTCGCTTTGCTGCCGGCGGCGATCGCTGTCGTCGTCGATCTGTCGGCGCGCATCGACGGGGCACCGCGGGTAGGGCGCGTGGTGCAGGTCATCCTCGCGGTTGGGACGACGGTGCTCGCACTCGCGATCGCACACCCTTCGAGCGTTCTGATGTGGGCTCTCGCCGTGTGGCTTCTCGCGGCGTCACGGGCCCTGGCGCTCGTCCGCCGCCCCGAGGTTCGCGTTGCACCGCGGGTGGCCGCACTGGCCATCGCCGTTGCCGGCTTGCTTGCGCTTGCGGCGCTGTGGTGGGCCACCTCGCACTTCCTCACGGCGGACTATTGGGGCCCGACTCGGTCGACGCGCCGCGCGCTGATCGACATCGCATCGTCGGGCTATGCGGGTACGCAGTCGGCGTGGTGGATGTCGGCCTTCGGGCTGATCGGCGGGATCGTTGCATTGCGGCGCCTGCGCACCGCATGGCTGAGCGTGGCATGGATCGGAGCGGCATTCCTCTACTTCGTGGCCGCGGCGGTGCACACGGTCGCGATCCGGACGCTGATCGTCGGCCCGTGGTACAGCGACACGTACCGGCTGGCGGCGATGATCCCGATGTTCACGATCGTGCTTGCGGCCTGGGGAGTGATCGCGATCACCGATGCAGTGATGCGGTTCACGGGGCTTGCCGGGGCGGGCCGCATCGAGGCGGTGGGCACATGGATTGCAACAGTGGTGATCGTGGCCGTGGGCACGGCCGTCTTCGTCGCCACTCCGGTTGTGCAGCGTTACCATGTCGCGAACGGCAAGCAGGAGACGCGATCACCGTTCATTCCGGCAGCTGACAGCTGGCTGAGCCTCGACGAGCGAGCGCTCATCGCACGCTTGCCCGAGACGGTGGTGCCCGGAGCTCGGGTCATCGGCAATCCTGGTACGGGGGCGTCGTTCGCCTACGCGCTGACCGGAGTGGACGTGTATCCGGCCAAATGGCAGGTCCCTCGTTCCCCTGATTACAACCTGCTCGCGCAGAACCTGCGGGATGCGGCATCTGATCCCGCCGTCTGCGACGCGGTCGATCGGCTCCATGTGCAGTACGTGCTCGACTTCGGCCCCGGTGACCCCGGCACCGGTCACGTCAAGATGCCGGGGATGACGCGCTTCACGGGACAGCCCGGATTCGTGTCGGTCGACCGCGCCGGCGCGGCGTCGTTGTGGCGAATCACCGCCTGCGGATGA
- a CDS encoding DUF6541 family protein yields the protein MAWFAQWGTFLATGLIVFGPGLVAAWAVGLRRLAAWAFAPVGSVAMISAVAVIYGFARIPWTLMTAAAGLAGIALILVVCRLALRVRRNDVTLTDVRWPVAVGLLVGAVLITVRVTIYVGDPSNISQTSDAVFHLGAVRAIIEQQTATSFGLGGLIDPTAIGAFYPGAWHEADSLITLLVGLVGGTGTLAGDIAVVTNVLALVVAALVWPLGIVWLTQVATGRRWAAAAAGVMSAGFVIFPLELLQYGVLYPYFLAVALLPASIAAVVALSRHTWSRPSALGDGDRSVSGRITAVILAFGMGTVAVGNAQPSGLLGLWLAVWLCGLGGTVVLWPKARSGRWWATAGLVAAGVVLAAAWASMGGPRAGVWDPRASGAHSALTILSGGFVDSPPAWWISVLLAVGLVAVLRRSGTRWLALGWFALAFLAFVAYAVHTEWVRAFLVGPWYSDPYRLAALVPLMMIPVAAAGVVWIVDLCAALVIRRRVGRADAARTGIGAAALAVVAVIAIGVVIAEPLVMRYEVNSGMYQDQSTYAVGEDSWLHPDERALLGRLSHDVPAGATVLDNPSTGGAWGYFFSGTDTYPAKWQVPTTPAYALLKMRLHSVATDPQVCSALRTLKADYVLDFGPGGAVEPGLPGPAKSMPGFTDLEGVPGFQLIDHQGDAKLWRITECAGNSVG from the coding sequence GTGGCCTGGTTCGCGCAGTGGGGGACGTTCCTGGCGACCGGGCTCATCGTCTTCGGCCCTGGCCTCGTGGCCGCGTGGGCCGTTGGCCTTCGGCGCCTGGCCGCGTGGGCATTCGCCCCGGTCGGTTCGGTTGCGATGATCTCGGCGGTGGCCGTGATCTATGGCTTCGCCCGGATACCGTGGACGCTGATGACAGCGGCGGCAGGGCTCGCCGGCATCGCGCTCATCCTCGTTGTCTGCCGGCTTGCGCTGCGCGTGCGCCGTAACGACGTGACGCTCACCGACGTGCGCTGGCCTGTGGCAGTGGGCCTGCTCGTCGGCGCTGTGCTCATCACGGTGCGCGTCACGATCTATGTCGGCGACCCCTCGAACATCTCGCAGACAAGCGACGCCGTGTTTCATCTGGGGGCAGTGCGGGCGATCATCGAGCAGCAGACAGCAACATCGTTCGGGCTTGGGGGGCTGATCGATCCGACGGCCATCGGCGCGTTCTACCCTGGGGCCTGGCATGAGGCCGACTCGCTCATCACGCTTCTCGTCGGACTGGTAGGCGGAACCGGGACGCTCGCGGGTGACATCGCGGTCGTCACCAACGTGCTGGCGCTGGTTGTGGCTGCGCTCGTGTGGCCACTGGGGATCGTCTGGCTGACACAGGTTGCCACGGGCCGTCGTTGGGCGGCCGCTGCGGCCGGCGTGATGTCGGCGGGGTTCGTGATCTTTCCGCTGGAGTTGCTGCAGTACGGCGTTCTGTATCCGTACTTTCTCGCGGTGGCCCTGCTGCCCGCATCCATCGCTGCGGTCGTCGCCTTGTCACGGCACACCTGGTCGCGACCCTCGGCGCTCGGCGACGGGGATCGATCCGTCTCTGGAAGGATCACAGCGGTGATTCTCGCGTTCGGCATGGGCACCGTCGCCGTGGGCAATGCGCAGCCATCGGGGCTGCTCGGGCTGTGGCTCGCCGTGTGGCTTTGTGGACTCGGGGGCACCGTCGTGCTGTGGCCGAAGGCACGCTCCGGCCGTTGGTGGGCGACCGCAGGGTTGGTCGCTGCCGGCGTCGTCCTTGCCGCGGCGTGGGCGAGCATGGGTGGGCCGCGGGCGGGGGTGTGGGATCCGAGGGCCAGTGGTGCCCACTCGGCGCTGACGATCTTGTCGGGCGGCTTCGTGGACTCGCCGCCCGCGTGGTGGATCAGCGTGCTACTTGCCGTCGGGCTTGTGGCCGTGCTGCGGCGGTCCGGGACGCGCTGGCTCGCGCTGGGATGGTTCGCATTGGCGTTCCTGGCGTTCGTGGCATACGCCGTGCACACCGAATGGGTGCGGGCGTTCTTGGTCGGGCCGTGGTACAGCGACCCCTACCGGCTCGCGGCGCTGGTGCCTCTCATGATGATTCCCGTCGCGGCCGCCGGCGTCGTCTGGATCGTCGATCTGTGCGCTGCGCTGGTCATACGGCGACGAGTTGGGCGAGCCGACGCAGCCCGCACGGGCATCGGTGCTGCCGCCCTGGCGGTCGTCGCTGTCATCGCGATCGGCGTCGTGATCGCCGAGCCGCTGGTGATGCGCTACGAGGTCAACTCGGGCATGTACCAGGACCAATCGACGTATGCGGTCGGTGAGGACTCGTGGCTGCACCCGGACGAACGTGCGCTGCTCGGGCGCCTGTCGCACGACGTGCCGGCGGGTGCGACAGTGCTGGACAACCCGTCCACCGGAGGCGCATGGGGATACTTCTTCTCGGGAACAGACACCTATCCGGCCAAGTGGCAGGTGCCGACCACGCCCGCGTATGCGCTGCTCAAGATGCGATTGCACAGCGTTGCCACAGATCCGCAGGTGTGCAGCGCGCTGCGCACCCTCAAAGCCGACTACGTACTCGACTTCGGCCCTGGTGGCGCGGTGGAGCCGGGGTTGCCCGGACCCGCGAAGAGCATGCCTGGCTTCACGGACCTTGAGGGTGTGCCCGGATTCCAGCTGATCGACCACCAGGGCGACGCGAAGCTCTGGCGGATCACCGAATGTGCGGGGAACTCCGTCGGATAG